The region GTGGCTCAAACTTCTCATATAGTGTCACCTAGTGGTAGAATAACAACACTACACGAAATCAGTTGTATGCACATCACAggtgtattcattacggaaaTCGTTTACGAACCAAACAGGTGGGGTCCAACCTGAATTTGTTACCATCATGAAATACCTACTGTATGTGGACCAGGGAGCACTTACCCTCAACACTGCCCCTTTTGAGAAGAACAATTAGATACTGGATGGGATCCTCTGGCTTATCAACCATAAGATTTGTCACCAatgtctaaaaaaaaaaaacactttctaCCATTAGAgcatgttttatttgtatttttcttaaaatgtAAACAAGGGATGAAAGTAGTAGTCTTCATCACCAGCTCTGATGAAAAAGAGTAAGATGACAGATCAGTCAGGATGAAGGGAGTAGAAGCAAAAGGAGAGCAGAGGTAGCCTGGGATCTGACTAGAGGGAGTACAGCTACAACCAGTTATTTTTTCATAGCAAGTTAGGAGAATTTACACAGCAGGTTAAGATAATTaatgtggcaggttaggagactagggttaaggttaggaaaaggttagggttagctgaaATGCTCACCTAACATGCTACAAAGAGTCACTTCCGGTTGTAGCTGTACTCCCTCTTGTCAAACCGGTAGTCAGGTTACAGATCTGTTTTGGCATGACAGGGCGTtgacatgatagcacaaacagatctgagccCAGACTCGTGAGGTGGTAGGTAACTAGTGGGAACTTTTGCAATGTTATTGTCAAATGAAATAGAAAATAGGTTTACCTGGACTAAATCAAATATTTCATGCTTCTCTGCATAAATAGCCATTTCAGGTGGAATTCTTAGGGGTTTTGCCGTTTCATCCATTGCAATAAGGTGATTTGCAGTCTGTTTGATGGGGAAAAGGTGGGATATTGTGTAACAAGTAACATAAAATGAATACGAAACAACTTTGCCATGCAATTGCACAATGAAATGTTTTAATGTCTGGATGTCAAATAGTTATTCCATTGAATGTGAGCGCTGTATTTGGGTTTTGTTGCCAATTTAGCTGTTTTTTCAGGGACCCCCTGAAAGCCCTCTGAGACCCCGTTGGTCCTACTTCTAGGCCCTCTGGCTGAGAGATTGACTGACCAAGCTAGTCTTAGTAAACAAGCTAACGTTACGTGTTGTTTTGCTCTTTGCTAACCAAAATGCCAACTAACTAGCAAATTCTGACTCAGTTTCGACAAAAATCATTAACTTGTACAATTATTGTACAATATCTAATGAAATGTGGCTAAGTAGATAGCTTAGTTTGGAACTGGCTTCGGGAAAATTGTCAAATATTTTCTTACCCGCTTATAACATGAATCCAAGTCGCTTGCCAAAGCGCATTCACACGTTGCTAAGGAAAACGTAATTGGTGTCATGTTGCCCAGCAACGTCAGAACGCTCGTTGATTCGACTTCTCAGGACAACATTCTGAGACCACAGTGCTTCGTTGTCAATCATGTACTTACTACACATTGTCTATCATTTAGCGCTATTTGTAACTTTGTATCCAAGGAAAAAATATTGATACTGCTAGACTGACTCGGCACATAGACCCGCAGGTAAATTGTATTTATTAGGACCTTTCCAGAGTTGTCTCGAAAATCCAGTACTTACATTGGTACAAGGCTGTCTGTCCTAGAGACTTTGTCCAGAGCAGCAGAGTATATGTATTGTGCTGCAGCTCCATATTGTAAACCTATCCATCTCAAATGGCATTTTCCTGTTGAGGAGTGTGCACAACTGGCAAGGGAGAGGTTGAAGGCCATTAAACACACTCACAACCTTTTCAAACTGCAGCAGGTCCTTTTCATAGCAGCCCTAGAGGTCACACAAGCATGTTCATGATAGGACAGAACCAGTGGCAACAGTCATGCAGGTGAGACCATCTCTCAACAGTTTTCCTCACAggtcctttaaaaaaatataatatacCCATCCCTTATTGCACACATTCAAGGGTACATGGAGCACCGTTGTATTAATGCCACAGATCTACACATTTTCACCCTCTTCTTGAAAATTGTGGAGGAGTAGACGGCTGTTCTGAGGCTCCTGAAGGGCAACAACCAAAGCCCTGGAGGTGTCATCCTAGACACTTACAGGTTGCTTCTCAGCTACAACATCAGCAAACTGCAGGCCCATGTACATCAAGGACCGAGTTCGACAATAGACATGGTAAATGTTGCAGAATAACAGTTGCATTTTAAACTGGAGTTGTGAGGTTGGACTATTTTGCATGTTTTCTAACCCAGGTCCTTTCTTTGTCTGTAGTTACCCACATGATAAAGTGAATCGACTGAGCTGTGACGAGGCCAGGAACTACTACAGTGGTGTGGTAAGCCTTATCCCACTAACACTGGAGCTACTGCAAAGGATGGCCAGTTCCTACACCTACTGCAGCCAGGACACCACATCTGCTGGGAATCCTAATGTGGATGTGCTTGAGTCCTCAGGACAGCGAGGTGGGACGGCTGGTGTGGGAGACGTGTCTTTCAGCCTGACTGGGTACGCTACTGGTGCTCATAACACTAAGAAGACCCAAGCTAAGAGAACAGGCGCGTGGCATGCAATCAAGCCAGCCTGGAGACCGCCGGGCCTCACCAccaggattaggacttttcctctatttTACATAAATCAGCATTGCAATAAAGTTTGTTTCTCTTGGTTCGATTTGTGATCAACTATTACTCAGAACTTGGCAACCATATTACACAATGTTTCATACAACAGACAAACTGGACAAATAGTCTTCAACACCATTTGCGTTTTGAGACATAAGTGACTTCCATCAAAACAATGGTGGCATTTCTAAACCCCACTGACACTGTAGAATAAGACAGTAATTAACTATCTCGGCGTCCATAACCAAATCTTGTTAAATTACCATGTAGCAATGTGTGTGTGCTCTCGGCAAACTGAAAAAAAAGAGACAATGCAAAATATTTGTATTGATTTATATTCAGTTCATTTTTCCCCTTTTTGTTATCAGAACTGTCTTAACATACCGTCAGATTCACTGTACCATAGTTCTCATCCCGATGGTGTTTAACATTGATTTACATGCTTGACAACAAAAGatgtgggggaaaaaaaggaACACTTGAATTGACACCAGGATCTTGGACAGAGACCATGCTTTGAGGAGAACAGCTGGAGATAGGTAATACTGACTTCCATGGATATGTGACTTAACTGACTAGCTTGCAAGCCCTGATCCTGAGTAGGGGATGGAACAATAATGATTGTCACCTTAGATGACAATTGATTATATGGCAACAGAAACTCACAATATGTCCATGTTAAGAACTACAATGTGACCCGATTCACTTTAAAGGCATTGGGTGAGAAAGGACCTCTATGAAGAGGGACATATACCTGTCATAGCTTCAATGCTAAGACATCAAGAGCACCATCAGAGTCCCACTGCAGGAATTCTGGCAGTTGTGTGCAGCAATCAAGGCACTGAATATCCAAAAGAACAGGCCTCTAGCCTAGACAAAATAATGCAGTGATCCACATCAACTTGATCAATAAACCCCCAAAAAGCAAGATGGATGCCACGTGGCACATTTAACTCAAGAGAATGTATGAGAATTAACAAGCTCTGGTCTAGGGTGTTATTGCACGTTCCTTCACTACTGCAGGAACACGACCTGAGCTAGAGATTTAGCTTAAACCTAGGCAAGATGCGTTATTGCTGTAAAACTTCATTGTATGGTGGGATCATGCCCATTGAATCAACAAGACAAAATAAAATTGTTACTTGATGCTCTTTAAGCTCTCTTTAGCTGGTTATAAATTATAACTAATTATTGCAATAACTTCAGTACCTATTTGTAGAGCTATATGTGTTAAAACAAGAGGCACTCAGTGTTTTGGGGAGGGAAATGTGATGGAACAACTCAAAAACTGTTCTGAAAAGCTGAGGCTGTGAGGCCTTTGACCAAGCAGCAAAAAACAAGATGAATCCATTTGAGAAAAGTATTGCACTTGTGAGTAGGACCCTCCGAACCCTACAGAAAGTTCAGGCCATTCTAGATTGGGGTGTGCCAAAACCATAAATAAATAGCTTATTAAAACATCTAACAAAAGATTCTTGCTCGTTTTCCTGTTGCTGTTATTTGTTTTACATCACACAGACCGACGTAGCCTCAATATATAGATTTACACACCCAATAGACCAATTCTGTGTGATAGGACTTGCCATAAGGAATCCATGTTAAGTTCACTGTTGAATACTTTTTGTTCACTCTTGCTCCCTCTAATGGATACATATAGCAGTGGCCCTTCGACAGAATACATTAAAAAGCTAATTATGAGGCCAAATTTGCTCATTGTCCCTTGCTTAgggaaatgtttttttcttttcttgTTTATATAATATAGCTTTGTATGAACCTGTATGTGCCCATCCACTGGGGAAACAGCGAAAATAACACTGCATTTAGAGATATTTCTTACATCTGTTGTTACAGTGGCAGCTCATCAGCAGCTGTtgccccacccctccctctctcgtcgTCATCAGATGTGCTCCTGCTGCGTTTCATTGTAGTCCATGATCCGCAGGTCCTTCCTCCTCTGGCGGGCGGCAGCGGCAGCACTGGCCCTAGGCCTTGCCCCCTGCCCGTGGTGTGCCCTAAGCTGCTGGCTGTCTGACGGGGGTGGCTCCTGGGCCAAAGCAGCATGAGCAGAGCCCTGTGatggaggagcagcagcaggagaatgGGGGGGGGTGCCTGTGGCAGGAGAAGGAAATGGGCTGGACTGGACGTACTCTGTCGACTCGCTGCTCTCCTCACTGACGACCAGGCTGTGAGAGAGACTACTGAGCTGGGTGTCCTCATCCCCGTCACACTGGCTATCGCTTTTGTTGCAGAACAGCTCTCGGGCGTGCATTCCCAGGAAGCTCTTGGCACTGGGGTAGGTACCCACAGTGAAGGGGGTGCCAGCGGGGGATAGGGAAAGCGGAAAGGCGGCCAGGTGGGTAGGGGACATCTCTGACAGGAGAGGGGGCTGTTTCAGACTGCCGTTGAGGGTCACCGAGGTAGTGGACTGAGCTCCACCCCCGGGTGGTAAAGTGCCTCCGTTGCCAGGCGGCCACGCTTGGGTGCGTCGGTCAGAGCTGCCCTGAGCAGTTGGCACAGTTCTGCTACTGCTGCCATTTGGCCtagcaaacacacagacacacacacactattgttcATCATTTTACATTGGTCTTCAGCTTCACTCCATCAAACAAAACATTCTGTTCAAGAGCTGTATCTCTCTGGGATTAGTCCATAGTAACTACTTTTAATTTATATACAGGCTAACCTCTCCCTTATCCTGTGACAAATTGACCATTTTGCTTGACGTTTAAAACAGCCATTTACTGTTTTCTGTTAAAACAAGATTATTATTTTGACGTCAACTCACAATGCAGAATTATGGTCCAGTTACTTATGTATAACCGCTAGGGCCAGGCAATGAAGTTATATCTACCGCAGTCATATAACCCTTGAAAGCACCTCGGCTTACAGCATGTTTGTTTGTCCAAGGGCTCTTTTTAAATGGAGAAACAAAACCTTATCTGGAGATAAGTTTTGAAGCCCCACTTAATGGGCATTTTACTTGTCGGTAAAGGAATGCAGCTTCTGAAATGGAGACTGACATCCATCACAATCTTAAACTGCCTGATGCAGGCCATGCTCTCCTAAAAAAGACATTTAGTAGAAAGAAAACATTTTCCGCTAGGAATCGACTCCTTAGATTCAGTACTTTTGGCACGGAAGAGACTGATTAGTTGGCGTACTTCTGAGAACAAACACTTGCATCTTTCATAGCAAGCTACCGAGGGACGGAGAGATGGGGAATGGGCACAGTATAGGCAGGTCGGCCACCAggcagaaccgtgcactaggcctatctatcggCAATCAAAAGCGTTCTGTCACAATGGAATGTATATTTCGCATTTCTTGGCTTGCTATGTCTCGCAACTTCAGTAAAACAGGGCCTATCATTAATAAACAGGCTAGGTTATTCTACAGGCAACAGATcgaagacagaacacacacacacacacacactcgcattaTTAGCGAAGAGAAAGAGCAGGCAAGCCAGCTGCACAGTGATTTCAATTTTGTGAGGATCACAATTTAGTTTAAAAGATTCACACCCCTAATCCTGACTGAGTTGGTTTCAATAGTACTGTATTTCTAGACTGTAGCGATGAGGAGATGGCTCAAATGAATACAAATTGCACTGCACTGGGTATAGCCTACCTAAAAGACCATCTCCTGCTAGTAGCATTTGACACTGTTATATCATTTGACTTTGTCCCAGAGAGAAGACATTCATTGTACAAAAAAAACACCAGCAGCATTTTGTCAATATTGCGTGATTATACTTTGAAGGCCCTTGGCTGTTATAGCCATTCTGTGGGAGCTGGAACCATCCCTCACACTGTGGGAAAGGGATCAAAGGAGGTGCTGGGTCTCACCTGGAAGTGCCAGGAGGAGCGCTGGAGGGCTCGATGGTGTCAGACTCCGAGAGACTCTGGTTGGTGGTCAGCATTTCGGCGTCCAGCTGGCTGTAGAGCTGCAGCATCTCCGTCTGCAGCACCTGGGTGACCCGTCGCATGGCCAGGTACCTGCTCTCAGACGCCTGCAGCTGGCCCCTGGGGTTACACATAGACACACCTTTAAAATTTAAAAGTTCACAGGGGTAAAAGTACACAATACAGTCCATCCATTGTGGAATAATAAGAGTTGCGTTTGGTACTGGAAGCCAAGCACGTAGCTGATGTCGGTTGAATCCAGCCTCCCCACCAGTTCTCCCCTTTCAAATCTGTCTACCATTTTAAATACAATCTCtttgaaaaataaaatacataaggGAATCAGAGCTCGCAATAGCCTAAAAAAAAAGTAGAGTGGAATTGGGCCCTTACTTGGTCTGGCTTTTGACTTCCTCCAGGAACAACTTCTGCTCCAGAATGAGGTGCTCCTTCTTGGCTAGCTGGGCCTCCAGGTCTCCAATGCGCTGCTGGGCTGCCTCCAGCCCCTGGGTCTGCTGCAGCATGCTCTGACGCAGACACTCCTGCTCCTTGCCCATGGATGACTGCAGCATCTGCAGTCCCTGCAGATAGGACCAGGAAATGGTTTAGTCTATGGCAGTGTTTCTCTATCCTGGTCCTGGGAATGCAAAAGGGGTGCACATTTGTGGctagtttcaggaaactaggcatatgtcacacgtcactacttcacacaaGAGCCATTTGAAAAcaactttttttaaacattttatcaaaatgcattttggggcagaaatgccttctggaacagaaatgccttctggaacatgtgaactttcatgtgccttcataacaaacttgtatgacatctgtaaatacgaataaaattgttaaattacgagcccagttggtttagccacggaaaaagaccGCAACCTTCCAGCTAGCCATGATTGGTGGAGATAATGAgcgggctggacatgccgagagaggagttcggattggtctgccatttaGCACGCTTTTGTCTAtcacatgagctggtcagtagtAGGTCATCCTTTCTAACgtggcttttttgaaagatatcacgtagtagaactacataagtgttgctctccaatttctggaggaccaagttttgaaatcttggaattagagtatgatagctaagaaAATTCTGGCGTTTGACACcagtctctggattacatcttcaaactaatgGAAACCATGGCATCCATAACAGAGGAATAAGCGTCCATACATGTATACTGGCAAGataatctagctagctacattttcagatattacacgtttctaattttgtcagaaagtcatttttcatttcaagttatAGTGtacttttagctagctaacattgaacctggttgtttAGCTACCTGccgattcatgcagggtagtaacgttatgagttgggattatggttcattgtttagctagctacatgtctaaacaaaaagaCTCCAgaatgcaagtaaccatttcaatgaATGTTGATGTCATTACAACAACTGTCAATACACATAGCTGGTCAATTCGCTCTAGATATCTACTCTATCAGAGCACTCTCGTTTGAGTGTGCCAGAGCTCAGAATAATGCTCAACACCTGCCGAATATGGACGGTGTCAGAAAACGGTGGCAAAAAAgtttaattaaattgttgccagcagcacagttgcagtcaccagcactctggataacataaaaacaacctaaccatctctgctagggcaagtaaaatggtcagagtgagctgttctctcatttgtgtctggaagtagctagcaagctagccaacgttagggTCGAACGCTAGGATCAACCTTACTCCTCGACCAAAGCgttcagtgtgcgctctgaatgctccgagagcaaaacgctctgaatttacaaatggacaatctgacaacgagTTTATGAACGCCCAGAGAGCACTCCAGGCAAAATTTACAACACACAcctgtagtataaaccagcctttagtcttgaaatctttggttgtttagtacatggcctcacatgtgaatccttaaagagatgggtggggctaaagagggtgtgaatgatgctgaatgggtgtagacaaagaagagcgcTCCAGTAGCTGTTCCAAAACATTTAAGGGccgttttctcaaaagtggggttacaagcttatcaactttcaaagcagaattactttcccattgttgctcaactgcagtgtatgatataccattttctagctccgaGTCTCTTTTTTTAAGCATGTTTTTAAGCAAGTTGAGAATAAGtactcatttacaattgcgacctggccaagataaagcaaagcagttcgacacatacaacgacacagagttacacagagtaaaacaaacatacagtcaataatacagtataaacaagtctatatacacgatgtgtgcaaatgaggtgagataagcgAGGTAAAGGCATataaaaaaggccatggtggcgaagtaaatacaatatagcaagtaaaacactggaatggttgatttgcagtggaagaatgtgcaaagtagagatagaaataatggggtgcaaaggagcaaaataaataaatacagtagggaaagaggtagtagtttaggctaaattatagatgggatatgtacaggtgcagtaatctgtgagctgctctgacagttggtgcttaaagctagtgagggagataagtgtttccagtttcagagattttggtagttcgttccagtcattggcagcagacaactggaaggagaggcggccaaaggaagagttggttttgggggtgaccagagagatatacctgctggagcgcgtgctacaggtgagtgttgctatggttaccagcgagctgagataaggggggactttacctagcagggtcatgtagaggacctggagccagtgggtttggcgacgagtatgaagcgagggccagccaactagagcgtacaggtcgcagtggtgggtagtatatggggctttggtgacaaaacggatggcactgtgatagactgcatccagtagagtgttgggggctattttgtaaatgacatcgccgaagtcgaggatcggtaggatggtcagttttacaagggtatgtttggcagcatgagtgaaggatgctttgttgcgaaataggaagccgattctagatttaactttggattgtagatgtttgatgtgagtctggaaggagagtttacagtctaaccagacacctaggtatttgtagttgtccacatattctatgtcagggccgtccagagtagtaatgttggacaggcgggcaggtgcaggcagcgattggttgaagagcatgcatttagttttacttgtatttaagagcaattggaggccacggaaggagagttatggcattgaagctttcctggagggttgttaacagtgtccaaagaagggccagaagtatacagaatggtgtcgtctgtgttgaggtggatcagagactcaccagcagcaagagcgacatcattgatgtatacagagaagagagtcgaaccctgtggcacccccatagagactgccagaggcccggacaacagaccctccgatttgacacactgaactctatctgagaagtagttggtgaaccagacgaggcaatcatttgagaaactaaGGCTGTCGAGTCTacagatgaggatgtggtgattgacagagtcggaagccttggccaggtcaatgaatacggctgcacagtattgtttcttatcgatggcggttaagataatAATAGAAACAAAACCAAATGGGGAAAACAAAGTTAAATACAAATTATTATCAGCACAAATGGCCACTATGCAAGTTACACAAAGTAAAAGACAGGCTCTCC is a window of Oncorhynchus kisutch isolate 150728-3 linkage group LG3, Okis_V2, whole genome shotgun sequence DNA encoding:
- the spaca9 gene encoding LOW QUALITY PROTEIN: sperm acrosome-associated protein 9 (The sequence of the model RefSeq protein was modified relative to this genomic sequence to represent the inferred CDS: inserted 2 bases in 1 codon; substituted 1 base at 1 genomic stop codon); translated protein: MYCAAAPYCKPIHLKWHFPVEECAQLARERLKAIKHTHNLFKLQQVLFIAALXRSHKHVHDRTEPVATVMQVRPSLNRYMEHRCINATDLHIFTLFLKIVEEXTAVLRLLKGNNQSPGGVILDTYRLLLSYNISKLQAHYPHDKVNRLSCDEARNYYSGVVSLIPLTLELLQRMASSYTYCSQDTTSAGNPNVDVLESSGQRGGTAGVGDVSFSLTGYATGAHNTKKTQAKRTGAWHAIKPAWRPPGLTTRIRTFPLFYINQHCNKVCFSWFDL